In Arcobacter ellisii, a genomic segment contains:
- a CDS encoding metallophosphoesterase, with protein sequence MNLNIKEGAIFVADSHFNEKNREFLQFLKKIENQEIQTSQLFLMGDIIDFISSECKFFIKQNSEVITLLNKLSKNMQIVYLEGNHDYNLQELFSNIKIVKRENQPLIGKFEDKTISLAHGDNFINWKYDLFCKVVRNRFFLKFMNFIDINFYISKKINNALLGKNICHKMINFEEIVFKRLKNYHTNIVIEGHYHQGGNYTFDNKKYINIPSLCCQKKYTRVKNSNFEEVDLCILP encoded by the coding sequence ATGAATCTTAATATTAAAGAGGGAGCTATTTTTGTAGCTGACTCTCATTTTAATGAAAAAAATAGAGAATTCTTACAATTTCTAAAAAAAATAGAAAATCAAGAGATACAAACTTCCCAACTCTTTTTAATGGGTGATATTATAGATTTCATTTCAAGTGAATGTAAATTTTTTATAAAACAAAATAGTGAAGTAATAACTCTTTTGAACAAGTTATCAAAAAATATGCAGATAGTTTATTTAGAAGGAAACCACGATTATAATCTACAAGAACTTTTTTCTAATATAAAAATTGTAAAAAGAGAAAATCAACCACTTATTGGAAAATTTGAAGATAAAACCATAAGTTTAGCACATGGAGATAATTTTATAAATTGGAAATATGACCTTTTTTGTAAAGTTGTTAGAAATAGATTCTTTTTGAAATTTATGAATTTTATTGATATAAATTTTTACATTTCAAAAAAAATAAATAATGCACTATTAGGAAAAAATATTTGTCACAAAATGATAAATTTTGAAGAAATAGTTTTTAAAAGATTAAAAAATTATCACACAAATATTGTGATTGAAGGGCATTATCATCAAGGTGGAAATTATACTTTTGATAATAAAAAATATATAAATATTCCATCTTTATGTTGTCAAAAGAAATATACAAGAGTTAAAAATTCTAATTTTGAAGAGGTAGATTTATGCATTTTGCCATAA
- the nth gene encoding endonuclease III, protein MKKATKQDIEIIKQAFIEKYSDAVTELNYRNDYELLIAIILSAQCTDKRVNIITPALFEKYPSVRELAVAELKDVKELLKSCSFFNNKAKNIIKMAQSVLMNYDGEIPHDQKKLMKLAGVGNKTANVFMIEFEGANLMAVDTHVFRVSHRLGLSDGKTVDITEADLVKKLKGHDLHIFHQAMVLFGRYICKAVKPECENCLFPQVCKSKSSFKPA, encoded by the coding sequence ATGAAAAAAGCAACAAAACAAGATATTGAAATAATAAAACAAGCATTTATTGAAAAATATAGTGATGCAGTTACAGAGCTAAATTATAGAAATGATTATGAATTATTAATAGCTATTATTTTATCTGCTCAATGTACAGATAAAAGGGTAAATATTATAACTCCAGCTCTTTTTGAAAAATATCCAAGTGTAAGGGAATTAGCAGTTGCTGAGCTTAAAGATGTAAAAGAGTTATTAAAATCTTGTTCATTTTTTAATAATAAGGCAAAAAATATTATAAAAATGGCTCAAAGTGTTTTGATGAATTATGATGGTGAAATTCCACATGACCAGAAAAAGCTTATGAAACTTGCAGGTGTTGGAAATAAAACTGCAAATGTATTTATGATTGAGTTTGAAGGTGCAAATCTTATGGCTGTTGATACTCATGTTTTTAGAGTTTCTCATAGACTGGGACTTAGTGATGGAAAAACAGTTGATATAACAGAGGCTGATTTAGTAAAAAAACTAAAAGGGCATGATTTACATATTTTTCATCAAGCAATGGTTTTATTTGGAAGATATATTTGTAAAGCTGTAAAACCTGAGTGTGAAAATTGTTTATTTCCTCAGGTTTGTAAAAGTAAAAGTAGTTTTAAACCAGCATAA
- the greA gene encoding transcription elongation factor GreA → MDKEPMTLAGYNKVTGDLEFLKKTERPETVIALDEARQLGDLKENAEYHSAKDKLALIDSQIAELNAVISKAVIIDPSTLPHNKVSFGSTVSLVDTNTDEEFTYTIVGGVESNADKGLISFNSPLAKQLMGKEEGDEVTATLPGGVKTFEVLNVCYKEIELQ, encoded by the coding sequence ATGGATAAAGAACCAATGACACTAGCTGGTTACAACAAAGTTACAGGAGATTTAGAGTTTTTGAAAAAAACAGAAAGACCTGAAACTGTAATTGCATTGGATGAAGCTAGACAATTAGGAGATTTAAAAGAGAATGCTGAATATCACTCTGCAAAAGATAAATTAGCATTAATCGACTCACAAATTGCAGAATTAAACGCAGTTATTTCTAAAGCAGTGATTATCGATCCTTCAACTCTTCCACATAATAAAGTAAGTTTTGGTTCAACAGTAAGTTTAGTTGATACAAATACAGATGAAGAATTTACTTATACAATAGTTGGTGGAGTTGAATCAAATGCAGATAAAGGATTAATTTCTTTTAATTCGCCACTTGCAAAACAACTTATGGGAAAAGAAGAGGGTGATGAAGTAACTGCAACACTTCCTGGTGGTGTTAAAACTTTTGAAGTTTTAAATGTGTGTTACAAGGAAATAGAGTTACAATGA
- a CDS encoding tRNA threonylcarbamoyladenosine dehydratase, with translation MKYDRTKKLFGDDAFENFKNAKLILLGVGGVGSFALDALYNTGITNITIVDFDTYEESNMNRQMGSHGNIGRVKVEALKEKYPEVTPIHIKITPEWIDNFDFSSYDYILDAIDDIKPKVHLIKKYFTKVISTSGGAKRIDPSKIEYISIWDTYNDPFIKKVREELKKQGFKKKFKVIFSSENPNCIEKGSFEGVTGSFGLMMASVTIQKLLKKMQK, from the coding sequence ATGAAATATGATAGAACAAAAAAGTTATTTGGTGATGATGCATTTGAAAATTTCAAAAATGCTAAACTAATACTTTTAGGAGTTGGTGGTGTTGGAAGTTTTGCACTAGATGCACTTTATAACACTGGAATTACAAATATAACTATTGTAGATTTTGATACTTATGAAGAATCAAATATGAATAGACAAATGGGAAGTCATGGAAATATTGGACGAGTTAAAGTTGAAGCTTTAAAAGAAAAATATCCAGAAGTTACACCTATTCATATTAAAATCACACCTGAATGGATAGATAATTTTGATTTTTCATCTTATGATTATATTTTAGACGCGATTGATGATATAAAACCAAAAGTTCATCTTATTAAAAAATATTTTACAAAAGTAATTAGTACAAGTGGTGGAGCAAAAAGAATTGATCCAAGTAAAATAGAATATATTTCTATTTGGGACACTTACAATGACCCTTTTATAAAAAAAGTTAGAGAAGAGCTTAAAAAACAAGGATTTAAGAAAAAATTTAAAGTAATTTTTTCATCAGAAAATCCAAACTGTATAGAAAAAGGTAGCTTTGAAGGAGTTACTGGTTCATTTGGCCTAATGATGGCGTCTGTAACGATACAAAAACTGTTAAAAAAGATGCAAAAATAA
- a CDS encoding chemotaxis protein CheV, protein MSGISGSVEQMTQGHLRNVQQLAVFYTGHNNIYAINIAKVKAFIITEEVAINDTPKDTNIIAGIATIRGEPVTLINLDAWLGLPALEVKDYKLIIFCEFNHKKIGFLVKDMLDIVEKTTQELRHTEETNSKITYTTYVKVNNKDELCTVFNAEQLLRDIKWTDDGSDEIRKYVDEKLHSDKLILAAEDSGVAREVLSSFFEETGLDYEIYANGTLLVKRLEELNPEKIGLVITDIEMPGTDGYQVAAFIKNNKNLAHVPIIVNSSMTTDAVRGKMNQVGVDGFVGKTDISSLFKLTKKLLLR, encoded by the coding sequence ATGAGCGGTATTAGCGGTAGTGTAGAGCAAATGACGCAAGGGCATTTAAGAAATGTTCAACAATTAGCAGTATTTTACACTGGTCATAATAATATTTACGCAATTAATATAGCAAAAGTTAAAGCTTTTATAATTACTGAAGAAGTTGCAATTAATGATACACCAAAAGATACTAATATTATTGCAGGTATTGCAACAATTAGGGGGGAACCTGTAACTTTAATAAATCTTGATGCTTGGCTTGGTTTACCTGCTTTAGAAGTTAAAGATTATAAACTTATTATTTTTTGTGAATTTAATCACAAAAAAATTGGTTTTTTAGTTAAAGACATGCTTGATATAGTTGAAAAAACAACTCAAGAATTAAGACATACAGAAGAGACTAACTCAAAAATCACATACACAACTTATGTAAAAGTTAATAATAAAGATGAATTATGTACAGTATTTAATGCTGAACAACTTTTAAGAGATATTAAATGGACTGATGATGGTTCAGATGAAATAAGAAAATATGTAGATGAGAAATTACATTCTGATAAACTTATTTTAGCTGCTGAAGATTCAGGAGTTGCAAGAGAAGTTTTAAGCTCATTCTTTGAAGAAACAGGTCTTGATTATGAGATTTATGCAAATGGAACTTTACTAGTAAAAAGATTAGAAGAATTAAATCCAGAAAAAATCGGATTAGTAATTACAGATATTGAAATGCCTGGAACTGATGGATATCAAGTTGCTGCATTTATAAAAAATAATAAAAACTTAGCACATGTTCCAATTATTGTAAACTCTTCAATGACAACAGATGCGGTAAGAGGAAAAATGAACCAAGTTGGTGTTGATGGATTTGTTGGAAAAACTGATATTTCAAGTCTATTTAAACTAACAAAAAAACTTTTATTAAGATAA
- a CDS encoding sulfite exporter TauE/SafE family protein: MDFLQEITTLWIIIFMITGFIAGYIDSIAGGGGMIQVPVLLYSGIPPVFVLATNKMASLFGTLMATIKYFLSKKISLKVVGVAIIPCLLASYVGSKLVMYIPDYVIKWAILIAIPIALIFLLKKSKDISEEKTKLTNKNIILATAPIGFYDGILGPGTGTYMTISMKKFLHLDYIISTASTKPLNLATNVGSAIAFVMAGKVLWMIAIPMAISNMLGSYIGSHYAIKGGESFIKKVLIFVLIFMLVANIIKITLS; this comes from the coding sequence ATGGATTTTTTACAAGAAATAACCACTTTGTGGATTATTATTTTTATGATTACCGGTTTTATAGCAGGTTATATTGATTCTATTGCAGGTGGTGGTGGAATGATTCAAGTTCCTGTTTTACTTTATAGTGGTATTCCTCCTGTTTTTGTTTTAGCTACAAATAAGATGGCTTCTTTATTTGGTACTTTAATGGCAACAATCAAATATTTTTTAAGTAAAAAGATATCTTTAAAAGTTGTTGGAGTTGCTATTATTCCTTGTTTGTTAGCATCATATGTTGGAAGTAAACTTGTGATGTACATTCCTGATTATGTTATAAAATGGGCAATTTTAATTGCAATTCCAATTGCTTTAATTTTTTTACTAAAAAAGAGTAAAGATATAAGTGAAGAAAAAACAAAATTGACTAATAAAAATATTATATTAGCAACTGCACCAATTGGTTTTTATGATGGTATTTTAGGGCCAGGTACAGGAACTTATATGACAATATCTATGAAAAAGTTTTTACATTTGGATTATATTATTTCAACAGCTTCAACAAAACCTTTAAATTTAGCTACAAATGTAGGTTCGGCAATTGCCTTTGTAATGGCAGGAAAAGTATTATGGATGATTGCAATTCCAATGGCTATTTCAAATATGTTAGGTTCTTATATTGGAAGTCATTATGCAATAAAAGGTGGAGAGAGTTTTATAAAAAAAGTTTTGATTTTTGTATTGATTTTTATGTTAGTTGCAAATATTATAAAAATTACTTTATCATAA
- the uvrB gene encoding excinuclease ABC subunit UvrB: protein MAKFKVVSDYEPSGDQPKAIKALSESIEAGNQYNTLLGVTGSGKTYTIAKVIEKVQKPTLIMTHNKTLAAQLYSEFRQFFPNNHVEYFISYYDYYQPEAYIPRSDLFIEKDSSINEELERLRLSATASLLSFDDVIVIASVSANYGLGNPAEYKAMVQRVEVGFEYSQKEFLLKLVEMGYKRNDKFFDRADFRVNGDVIDIFPAYFEDEFIRVEFFGDEVESISKHEYITNNRVKDLQEVIIYSVNPFVVSNDKLANAVKEIEEELDERLEYFQNENKLVEYQRLKQRVEFDLEMIEGTGMCKGIENYARHLTGQKPGETPYSLLDYFEQMGKDFLLVVDESHVSLSQFRGMHAADRSRKEVLVEYGFRLPSALDNRPLKFDEFIRKAPHYVFVSATPNELELEMSSVVAEQIIRPTGLLDPVIEIIDSEYQVERLHDEIKKTIAKDERVLVTVLTKKMAEELASYYADLGIKVKYMHSEIDAIERNQIIRELRLGTFDVLIGINLLREGLDIPETSLVAILDADKEGFLRSKTSLIQTIGRAARNENGRVILFAKKITASMQFAIDETNRRRKIQEEHNIKNNITPKSTKRKLDENLKLEEYDDVAWKKQKLEKMPAAERKKILIELNNKMKKAAQDLNFEEAIRLRDEIAKIKEI from the coding sequence ATCGCAAAGTTTAAAGTAGTAAGTGATTATGAACCAAGTGGAGACCAACCAAAAGCAATAAAGGCTTTAAGTGAAAGTATAGAAGCTGGAAATCAATACAACACGCTTTTAGGAGTAACTGGAAGTGGTAAAACTTATACAATAGCTAAAGTTATTGAAAAAGTTCAAAAACCAACTCTTATTATGACTCACAATAAAACTTTAGCAGCTCAGTTATACTCAGAGTTTCGACAGTTCTTTCCAAATAATCATGTTGAATATTTTATCTCTTATTATGATTATTATCAACCTGAAGCTTATATTCCTAGAAGTGATTTATTTATTGAAAAAGACTCATCAATCAATGAAGAGTTAGAAAGATTAAGACTTAGTGCAACAGCTTCACTTTTATCTTTTGATGATGTTATTGTAATAGCTTCTGTTTCAGCTAATTATGGTTTAGGAAATCCTGCTGAATATAAAGCTATGGTTCAAAGAGTTGAAGTTGGGTTTGAATATTCACAAAAAGAGTTTTTATTAAAACTTGTAGAAATGGGATATAAAAGAAACGATAAATTTTTTGATAGGGCAGATTTTAGAGTAAATGGTGATGTTATAGATATTTTTCCTGCTTACTTTGAAGATGAGTTTATTCGGGTTGAGTTTTTTGGTGATGAGGTTGAATCAATTTCAAAACATGAGTATATTACAAATAATAGAGTAAAAGATTTACAAGAAGTAATTATCTATTCTGTTAATCCTTTCGTTGTTTCAAATGATAAACTTGCAAATGCTGTAAAAGAGATTGAAGAAGAGTTAGATGAAAGACTTGAATATTTTCAAAATGAAAATAAGTTAGTTGAATATCAAAGACTAAAACAAAGAGTTGAGTTTGATTTGGAGATGATTGAAGGAACTGGAATGTGCAAAGGGATTGAAAACTATGCACGACATTTAACAGGTCAAAAGCCAGGGGAAACTCCTTATTCTTTACTTGATTATTTTGAACAAATGGGAAAAGATTTTTTACTTGTAGTTGATGAATCTCATGTTTCACTTTCTCAATTTAGAGGAATGCATGCAGCTGATAGAAGTAGAAAAGAAGTTTTAGTTGAGTATGGATTTAGACTTCCTTCTGCACTTGATAACAGACCTCTAAAATTTGATGAATTTATAAGAAAAGCACCACATTATGTATTTGTAAGTGCAACTCCAAATGAACTTGAACTTGAAATGAGTTCAGTTGTAGCAGAACAAATAATTCGACCAACGGGACTTCTTGACCCTGTTATTGAAATAATAGATAGTGAATATCAAGTTGAAAGATTACACGATGAAATCAAAAAAACGATTGCAAAAGATGAAAGAGTTTTAGTTACAGTTTTAACTAAAAAAATGGCAGAAGAACTTGCAAGTTATTACGCAGATTTAGGAATAAAAGTAAAATATATGCATAGTGAAATTGATGCAATCGAAAGAAATCAAATAATAAGAGAACTTAGACTTGGAACTTTTGATGTTTTAATTGGAATTAACCTTTTAAGAGAAGGTTTGGATATTCCTGAAACTTCACTTGTAGCAATTCTTGATGCAGATAAAGAAGGATTTTTAAGAAGTAAAACTTCACTTATTCAAACAATCGGAAGAGCTGCTAGAAATGAAAATGGAAGAGTTATTTTATTTGCCAAAAAAATCACAGCTTCAATGCAATTTGCCATAGATGAAACAAATAGAAGAAGAAAAATCCAAGAAGAACACAATATCAAAAACAATATAACTCCAAAATCTACAAAAAGAAAATTAGATGAAAATCTAAAACTTGAAGAGTATGATGATGTAGCATGGAAAAAACAAAAACTAGAAAAAATGCCAGCAGCTGAGCGAAAAAAAATCTTAATTGAGCTAAATAATAAAATGAAAAAAGCAGCACAAGATTTAAACTTTGAAGAGGCTATTAGATTAAGAGATGAGATAGCTAAAATAAAAGAGATATAA
- a CDS encoding GGDEF domain-containing protein, translating to MINIKELTKNTLFQLKDENISTTPEHYFVEFKKQAEKANIELDEFKEFNRIKNSLTQEEKNSLKIESFNELANILSQRITTDELKNLVATLSDILTPSIDYSFIEDIEEFILKNIKNPKTIISNDSLEKLKELSKKRVDADRKVLKDKTDDVVKLTSLMSRYFDKTLNDGKNSTEEIIKIKDELLSLNISSSSFRELKIVEKKLIDTIYNIEHSMKENHKMIEDNKEKFQQLNRQIEELQKELVLVKEEYQVDYLTNILNRRAYHKEVEKMEKKFSIFNANYAIVFYDIDHFKEINDQFGHSCGDSVLKNFAAILKDLTRKEDIIARYGGEEFVALVNYQEEIEVQRYIKRVKKTLENANFLYKDSQIKIKFSAGITYRNKYETFTDAKKRADELLYEAKHKGRNKIIIDNGIEL from the coding sequence TTGATAAATATTAAAGAGTTAACAAAAAATACACTTTTTCAACTAAAAGATGAAAATATTTCAACTACACCTGAACACTATTTTGTAGAATTCAAAAAACAAGCAGAAAAAGCCAATATTGAATTAGATGAATTCAAAGAATTTAACAGAATAAAAAACTCTTTAACTCAAGAAGAAAAAAACTCTTTAAAAATAGAATCTTTTAATGAATTAGCAAATATTTTATCTCAAAGAATTACAACTGATGAATTAAAAAATTTAGTAGCAACACTAAGTGATATTTTAACACCATCAATTGATTATAGTTTTATAGAGGATATTGAAGAATTTATTTTAAAAAATATAAAAAATCCAAAAACTATAATCTCAAATGATTCACTAGAAAAACTAAAAGAGTTGTCTAAAAAAAGAGTTGATGCTGATAGAAAAGTTTTAAAAGATAAAACAGATGATGTTGTAAAATTGACCTCTCTTATGAGTAGATATTTTGATAAAACACTTAATGATGGAAAAAATTCAACTGAAGAAATAATCAAAATAAAAGATGAACTATTATCTTTAAATATTTCTAGTTCTTCTTTTAGAGAATTAAAAATTGTTGAAAAAAAACTTATTGATACTATTTATAATATCGAACATTCTATGAAAGAAAATCATAAAATGATTGAAGACAATAAAGAAAAATTCCAACAATTAAATAGACAAATAGAAGAGTTACAAAAAGAACTTGTATTAGTAAAAGAAGAGTATCAAGTTGATTATTTGACAAATATTCTAAATAGAAGAGCTTATCATAAAGAAGTAGAAAAGATGGAGAAAAAATTCTCTATTTTTAATGCTAACTATGCAATTGTTTTTTATGATATAGACCATTTCAAAGAAATTAATGACCAATTTGGGCACTCTTGTGGAGATAGCGTACTAAAAAATTTTGCTGCGATTTTAAAAGATTTAACTAGAAAAGAAGATATTATTGCAAGATATGGTGGAGAAGAGTTTGTTGCACTTGTAAATTATCAAGAAGAGATTGAAGTGCAAAGATATATAAAAAGAGTTAAAAAAACTCTTGAAAATGCAAACTTTTTATATAAAGATTCACAAATAAAAATAAAATTTTCTGCTGGAATTACTTATAGAAATAAATATGAAACTTTTACAGATGCTAAAAAAAGAGCTGATGAATTACTTTATGAAGCAAAACATAAAGGAAGAAATAAAATCATCATAGATAATGGGATTGAATTATAA
- a CDS encoding CBS domain-containing protein, whose amino-acid sequence MFAVYNNGSVGFRSTADNLYNLKNVEELQETRLKPDEGFIQNFSNEEKEHQKQEFLNTYKKIANLDTSEPVYYAKDIMTKNVFSMDNNVSIEEAYTFLKENQITQIPITGFGKKIIGIINKKIILNLIMEDIENVKNILNRKIEDIYLPEIITAAPMADVRSVVKVMLDFKLDAIPIVDENDILLGIISKTDILRAVSHLPKLQLWS is encoded by the coding sequence ATGTTTGCTGTATATAACAACGGAAGTGTAGGTTTTAGAAGCACAGCTGATAACTTATATAACTTAAAAAATGTAGAAGAATTACAAGAAACTAGATTAAAACCAGATGAAGGATTTATTCAAAACTTTTCAAATGAAGAGAAAGAACATCAAAAACAAGAGTTTTTAAATACATATAAAAAGATTGCAAATTTAGATACTTCTGAACCAGTTTATTATGCAAAAGATATAATGACTAAAAATGTTTTTTCTATGGACAATAATGTATCTATCGAAGAAGCTTATACTTTTTTAAAAGAAAATCAAATCACACAAATACCAATTACTGGTTTTGGTAAAAAAATCATTGGAATAATAAATAAAAAAATCATTTTAAATCTTATAATGGAAGATATTGAAAATGTAAAAAATATTTTAAATAGAAAAATAGAAGATATTTATTTACCTGAAATTATTACAGCTGCACCAATGGCTGATGTACGAAGTGTTGTAAAAGTTATGCTTGATTTTAAACTTGATGCTATTCCAATTGTTGATGAAAATGATATATTATTAGGAATTATCTCAAAAACTGATATTTTAAGAGCTGTTTCTCATTTACCAAAATTACAATTGTGGTCATAG
- a CDS encoding hemerythrin domain-containing protein, with protein sequence MSTISSFLTADHRACDEEFANLENAVASSNWEEAKVKMEKFASDLLHHFEMEEKVMFPTFEEVTGMREGPTMIMTMEHNQMRQLLNSLKEDLEKKDKNHFFGVSESLMMLMQQHNMKEEQMLYRMADAHLGGLVSQVLDNMKAI encoded by the coding sequence ATGAGTACAATTTCATCTTTTTTAACAGCAGACCACAGAGCTTGTGATGAGGAGTTTGCAAATTTAGAAAATGCAGTTGCTTCTTCAAATTGGGAAGAAGCAAAAGTAAAAATGGAAAAATTTGCTTCTGATTTGTTACATCATTTTGAAATGGAAGAAAAAGTTATGTTTCCTACTTTTGAAGAGGTAACAGGAATGAGGGAAGGTCCAACTATGATTATGACTATGGAACATAATCAAATGAGACAGTTATTAAACTCTTTGAAAGAGGATTTAGAAAAAAAAGATAAAAATCATTTTTTTGGTGTTAGTGAGAGTTTAATGATGTTAATGCAACAACATAATATGAAAGAGGAACAAATGCTTTATAGAATGGCAGATGCTCATTTAGGTGGTTTAGTTTCTCAAGTTCTTGATAATATGAAGGCAATATAA
- the argH gene encoding argininosuccinate lyase gives MANQNNQILKNTNAQILDEFNASIMFDKELYAQDIKGSIAHSQMLAEQGILTKQEQEAIETGLLQVKKEIENGEFKFSLAYEDIHMAVETRLTEIIGEPGKRLHTARSRNDQVATDFRLYVQDKSLSIKAQLKELVETFVNVAGKYTTTLIPGMTHLQHAQPLNFGYHLLAYANMFKRDYERFESSYERNNYCPLGSAALAGTPHNINRESSSQKLGFIAPTSHAMDTVSDRDFALEILFNISTTMMHISRISEELILWSSYEFQFVRMSDEYATTSSIMPQKKNPDVPELLRGKTGRVYGNLISLLTVMKGLPLAYNKDTQEDKEGVFDSVKTVEISISILNEVIKTMIVNVDKMQNACKIGHLTATDLADYLVQKQNMPFRTAYYITKDVVALANSLNKDISELNIDEIRSANDELKNVSKEIVMYLDLRNSMNARNSFGGTSSIQTENQIKYFEEWLENR, from the coding sequence ATGGCAAATCAAAACAATCAAATTTTAAAAAATACAAATGCACAAATATTAGATGAGTTTAATGCTTCAATAATGTTTGACAAAGAACTTTATGCACAAGATATAAAAGGTTCAATTGCTCACTCTCAAATGTTAGCAGAACAAGGAATTCTAACTAAGCAAGAACAAGAAGCAATCGAAACAGGACTTTTACAAGTTAAAAAAGAGATTGAAAATGGAGAGTTTAAATTCTCACTTGCTTATGAAGATATTCATATGGCAGTAGAAACAAGACTTACTGAAATTATTGGAGAACCAGGGAAAAGACTTCACACGGCACGTAGTAGAAATGACCAAGTTGCAACAGATTTTAGACTTTATGTACAAGATAAATCATTAAGTATAAAAGCTCAATTAAAAGAGTTAGTTGAGACTTTTGTAAATGTTGCAGGAAAATACACAACTACTTTAATTCCTGGAATGACTCACTTACAACATGCACAGCCACTTAATTTTGGTTACCATTTATTAGCCTATGCAAATATGTTTAAAAGAGATTACGAAAGATTTGAAAGTTCGTATGAGAGAAATAATTATTGTCCTTTAGGAAGTGCTGCATTAGCTGGAACACCACATAATATTAATAGAGAATCAAGTTCACAAAAATTAGGATTTATAGCTCCAACTTCTCATGCTATGGATACAGTTTCTGATAGAGATTTTGCATTAGAAATTTTATTTAATATCTCAACAACTATGATGCATATTAGTAGAATTTCAGAAGAGTTAATCTTATGGTCTTCTTATGAGTTCCAATTTGTAAGAATGAGTGATGAGTATGCAACTACAAGTTCTATTATGCCTCAAAAGAAAAATCCTGATGTTCCTGAACTTTTAAGAGGAAAAACAGGTCGAGTTTATGGGAATCTTATTTCACTTTTAACAGTAATGAAAGGTTTACCACTAGCTTATAACAAAGATACACAAGAGGATAAAGAGGGAGTTTTTGATTCAGTTAAAACAGTTGAAATCTCAATCTCTATTTTAAATGAAGTGATTAAAACTATGATTGTAAATGTAGATAAAATGCAAAATGCTTGTAAAATAGGGCATTTAACTGCAACAGATTTAGCTGATTATTTAGTTCAAAAACAAAATATGCCATTTAGAACAGCTTATTATATTACAAAAGATGTAGTTGCTTTAGCAAATAGTTTAAATAAAGATATTAGTGAATTAAATATAGATGAAATTAGAAGTGCAAATGATGAACTAAAAAATGTTAGTAAAGAGATAGTTATGTATTTAGATTTAAGAAATTCAATGAATGCAAGAAATTCATTTGGTGGAACATCATCAATACAAACAGAAAATCAAATAAAATATTTTGAAGAGTGGTTGGAAAATAGATAA